One Roseburia rectibacter DNA window includes the following coding sequences:
- a CDS encoding cupin domain-containing protein — MTNYTKTTIGKENRIELHEKLSLTGAEISLNELPAGANVPFVHSHKENEEIYGILSGNGKAVIDGEEISLSTGDWLKIAPAAKRQFFASDISGITYICIQVKENSLEHFTAEDAVIG, encoded by the coding sequence ATGACAAATTACACAAAAACAACTATTGGAAAGGAAAACCGAATTGAACTGCATGAAAAGTTGTCTTTAACAGGTGCAGAAATCAGTTTAAACGAACTACCTGCAGGAGCAAATGTCCCATTTGTTCATTCTCATAAAGAAAATGAAGAAATCTATGGAATTCTTTCAGGTAACGGCAAAGCCGTAATTGATGGAGAAGAAATCAGCCTTTCAACTGGAGACTGGCTAAAAATCGCACCTGCTGCAAAGCGTCAGTTTTTTGCATCCGATATTTCCGGAATTACTTATATCTGCATACAGGTAAAAGAAAATTCTCTGGAACATTTTACAGCAGAGGATGCCGTAATCGGCTAA
- a CDS encoding winged helix-turn-helix transcriptional regulator: MRAKEELPECPVATAVSLIGGKWKLLILRNLKERPWRFNELQRSIDGISQKVLTDSLRQMMSDGLAYRHDYHEQPPRVEYGLTELGTKMLPIVNSLADFGNYYKSLIEQN; the protein is encoded by the coding sequence ATGCGAGCAAAAGAAGAATTACCGGAATGCCCAGTTGCAACAGCGGTATCTCTCATCGGAGGAAAATGGAAACTGCTGATTTTGCGTAACTTGAAAGAGCGCCCATGGAGATTCAATGAGCTACAACGAAGTATAGATGGTATTTCACAAAAGGTTTTGACAGATAGTTTAAGACAAATGATGAGTGATGGACTGGCATATCGCCACGATTACCATGAGCAGCCACCGAGAGTCGAATACGGATTAACGGAACTCGGAACAAAAATGCTTCCAATTGTTAATTCACTTGCTGACTTTGGTAACTACTATAAATCACTTATTGAACAGAATTAA
- a CDS encoding TIGR04076 family protein — MQHECKITVLETKVFPELQEKYLADPKSGPCPCFKAGDTFLLKRTPEQDDFYHLMNGKFCGEAWDAISRYVYAALQGGSIMRKWTNDDRMMIACCNDGTRPVIFKIERIDIPESEEEKQWLKKQNFENTANDAYTG; from the coding sequence ATGCAACATGAATGCAAAATAACGGTATTGGAGACAAAGGTATTTCCGGAATTGCAGGAAAAGTATTTAGCTGATCCGAAATCAGGTCCGTGTCCCTGCTTCAAGGCGGGAGATACATTCCTTCTGAAAAGAACGCCGGAGCAGGATGACTTTTACCATCTAATGAACGGCAAATTCTGCGGCGAGGCATGGGATGCCATCAGCCGATATGTCTATGCGGCGCTGCAGGGTGGCTCCATTATGCGTAAGTGGACAAATGACGACAGAATGATGATCGCCTGCTGCAATGACGGCACACGCCCTGTTATCTTCAAAATAGAGCGGATTGATATTCCGGAAAGCGAAGAAGAAAAGCAATGGTTGAAAAAGCAGAATTTTGAGAACACGGCAAATGATGCTTATACAGGCTGA
- a CDS encoding DUF6061 family protein, whose protein sequence is MRTIYAEYNINHDSIDVYTSAGYMLRIDCWEAEKDLKTTYGSECALTSLAVDEPLEYARLYLEGNLQMWVDAEDSLEFY, encoded by the coding sequence ATGAGAACAATTTATGCAGAATACAACATAAATCACGATAGTATTGATGTTTACACAAGTGCTGGATATATGCTTCGCATTGACTGCTGGGAAGCTGAAAAAGATTTAAAAACCACATATGGATCAGAATGTGCACTTACTTCATTAGCTGTGGATGAGCCTTTGGAATATGCAAGATTATATCTTGAGGGCAATTTACAGATGTGGGTGGATGCAGAAGATTCATTAGAATTTTATTAA
- a CDS encoding FtsX-like permease family protein — protein sequence MYAKLVFRNAKRSVKDYLVYIVTMTICVTLFYAFLSISSSYYSPDIGSEYDFTLLSDGMKIAICMITLLLLFLIRFVNHYMLRRKQKEFAVQSIMGMEQKTIGRIFFAETLIMGMFSILIGIFCGVFCSQFITAMLLTAYGKPYEISWTLFPDTVLLTVVFFVASFFVVGIFNTRTIQKTKIIDMLSAEKENEPELKKSRFISVVVVLFEVFTVWGLIAGIQKVWFYYDTRFAFPVQLMFWGNILFPLLTLLWSIFCIIRKKKRECFIAGLLICSVLNAFTAASVAALTNKYYLPLGGGTLNQYLLFVVIDLLFFICAFIYLTSGLIVAWKEKSPEHRYHEEALFFFGQITSKLNTTSKTMAVICITLVLAIFMFVAAPILTGWSSGYLDIRSMYDVQVYSRYNDVYEEENLPQDSYEIITDFLAEHKIDTDYDCTFNLYLPEKDDFHNRQKYDFPIVAISLSDYNTIRKMLGYEQISLGEDEFTTQWAAIATEEERDSFLKEHTSILTDAGELTLSEQSYYEEAIGETAYNSYTDILYVLPDSICEKLLPVIKNRYITTEENISYENARELEKFFTEEYPEQAESGVMYGIRFSTLQRNSTIANNFVLQAAMLYGAVVLMIICLTVLSLQQLLDAGQYKYRFSVLRKLGVEEKHIGKLILQQLSVWFGLPIITAIIVAAVVIAYFIQTISAEISAYIGFGALMLQIGATMGILAILLICYFISTWIIFRHSVNP from the coding sequence ATGTATGCTAAACTTGTTTTCAGAAATGCAAAACGGTCTGTAAAAGACTATCTGGTCTACATTGTCACAATGACAATCTGTGTTACCTTGTTTTATGCGTTCTTGTCTATTTCCAGTAGTTATTATAGCCCGGATATAGGCAGCGAGTATGATTTTACTCTGTTAAGTGACGGAATGAAAATTGCAATCTGCATGATAACATTGCTGTTGTTATTTTTGATACGGTTCGTCAATCATTATATGCTAAGACGGAAGCAAAAAGAGTTTGCTGTCCAGTCCATTATGGGAATGGAACAAAAAACTATTGGCAGGATTTTCTTTGCAGAAACACTGATTATGGGTATGTTTTCCATTTTGATTGGTATTTTTTGCGGTGTATTTTGTTCTCAATTCATTACCGCAATGCTCCTTACTGCTTATGGAAAGCCTTATGAAATCTCATGGACATTATTCCCGGATACCGTTTTGTTGACAGTGGTATTTTTTGTGGCAAGTTTTTTTGTGGTAGGAATTTTCAATACCCGTACCATTCAGAAAACAAAAATTATTGATATGCTTTCCGCAGAGAAAGAGAACGAACCAGAGCTAAAAAAGAGCCGCTTCATTTCTGTTGTAGTAGTCCTCTTTGAAGTATTTACCGTATGGGGATTGATTGCAGGAATACAAAAGGTCTGGTTTTATTATGACACCCGCTTTGCGTTTCCGGTGCAGCTTATGTTTTGGGGAAATATTCTTTTTCCGCTGCTTACTTTGCTGTGGTCGATATTTTGCATAATCAGAAAGAAAAAAAGAGAATGTTTCATTGCTGGTTTGCTGATATGTTCTGTATTGAATGCTTTTACAGCAGCCAGCGTTGCAGCATTAACAAATAAATATTATCTGCCTTTAGGTGGTGGAACGCTCAATCAATATCTGCTTTTTGTTGTGATTGACTTACTTTTCTTCATTTGTGCCTTCATTTATCTTACCAGTGGTTTGATTGTAGCATGGAAAGAAAAATCGCCAGAACACCGATACCATGAGGAAGCACTTTTCTTTTTCGGACAGATTACCTCAAAGCTGAATACGACCAGCAAGACTATGGCAGTCATTTGTATCACTTTGGTATTAGCAATTTTCATGTTCGTTGCAGCCCCTATTTTGACGGGCTGGTCGTCTGGTTATTTGGATATACGCTCTATGTATGATGTGCAGGTATATTCGAGATACAATGATGTTTATGAAGAAGAAAATCTGCCACAGGACAGTTATGAAATCATTACTGATTTTCTGGCAGAACATAAAATAGATACAGACTATGATTGCACTTTCAATCTATATCTGCCAGAGAAAGACGATTTTCACAACAGACAGAAATATGATTTTCCGATTGTGGCAATTTCTTTAAGTGATTATAACACCATAAGGAAAATGTTGGGTTATGAACAGATTTCTCTGGGGGAAGATGAATTTACGACACAATGGGCGGCAATCGCCACCGAGGAAGAACGGGATAGCTTTTTGAAAGAGCATACCAGTATTTTGACAGACGCAGGAGAATTGACTCTTTCCGAGCAGTCCTATTATGAGGAAGCAATCGGAGAAACAGCGTACAATTCCTATACAGATATACTCTATGTACTTCCAGACAGTATTTGTGAAAAGCTGTTGCCGGTAATAAAAAACCGCTATATCACAACAGAAGAAAACATCTCCTATGAAAATGCAAGGGAACTGGAAAAATTTTTTACAGAGGAATACCCAGAGCAAGCAGAAAGCGGTGTTATGTATGGAATACGGTTCAGTACATTACAGAGGAACAGTACAATAGCAAATAATTTTGTTTTACAGGCTGCAATGCTTTATGGTGCTGTTGTATTGATGATTATATGTCTTACCGTACTTTCCTTGCAACAACTCTTAGACGCAGGACAATATAAATATCGCTTCTCTGTACTCCGAAAATTGGGGGTGGAAGAAAAGCATATCGGAAAACTTATCTTGCAACAATTAAGTGTTTGGTTTGGGCTTCCAATTATCACAGCAATCATTGTAGCTGCTGTTGTAATAGCTTACTTTATCCAAACCATATCAGCAGAAATTTCAGCCTATATCGGGTTTGGTGCATTGATGTTACAAATAGGGGCAACAATGGGCATTTTGGCAATTTTATTGATTTGTTATTTCATAAGTACATGGATTATTTTTAGGCATTCTGTTAATCCATAG
- a CDS encoding ABC transporter ATP-binding protein, whose product MNTILKLEHIQKYYGNEGNITKAIKDISFSVEAGEFLGIMGASGSGKTTLLNCISTIDTVSAGHIFLEGTDITEIKPKFLARFRRENLGFVFQDFNLLDTLTISENIALALAINKVPAGIVEPRILDIAGKLNISDILNKYPYQVSGGQKQRCACARAIINNPKLLLADEPTGALDSHSSQMLLSTIQSINEQLRATILMVTHDAFTASYANRILFLKDGEIFMELRKGNDSRSAFFDKILNVLTMIGGGQSHVC is encoded by the coding sequence ATGAATACAATTTTGAAGCTGGAGCATATCCAGAAATATTATGGCAATGAGGGGAATATTACCAAAGCCATTAAAGATATTAGTTTTTCTGTGGAAGCCGGAGAATTTCTCGGAATTATGGGTGCGTCCGGTTCTGGAAAGACAACGCTGCTAAACTGTATTTCTACGATTGATACCGTAAGTGCAGGGCATATTTTTTTAGAGGGAACAGATATAACGGAAATCAAACCAAAATTCCTTGCCCGCTTTCGCAGAGAGAATTTAGGTTTTGTATTTCAAGACTTCAATTTGCTGGATACATTGACAATTTCAGAAAACATTGCACTGGCATTAGCAATCAATAAAGTCCCTGCAGGGATTGTAGAACCCCGCATTTTGGATATAGCCGGAAAGCTGAATATCAGCGATATTCTAAACAAATATCCTTATCAGGTATCGGGCGGTCAAAAACAGCGTTGTGCCTGTGCAAGAGCAATTATCAACAATCCGAAACTCTTATTGGCAGATGAACCGACAGGAGCATTAGACAGCCATTCCTCACAAATGCTGCTGTCTACCATTCAAAGTATCAATGAACAGCTTAGGGCGACAATTCTTATGGTAACTCATGACGCTTTTACCGCCAGCTATGCCAACCGTATTCTTTTTTTGAAAGACGGAGAAATCTTTATGGAACTGCGCAAGGGCAACGACAGCAGAAGTGCTTTTTTTGATAAAATTCTGAATGTCCTTACCATGATTGGAGGGGGACAGAGCCATGTATGCTAA